GAGTTTTCGGCCATGCCGTAGGTGATGGCGGTGGCCTTGGAGTCCAGCAGGATGGATTTACGAACTGCATCGGACCAAAAATCATAATGCGAAACACGGCGCAGGGACGCTTCGATGCCGCCGAGAATGACAGGCAGGCCGGGAAAGGCCCGCTGCACGACGTTCGTATAGGCCATGGAAGCCCGGTTTGGCCGTGCTCCGGCCTTGCCGCCGGGAGTATATGCGTCGTCGGACCGCTTCTTGCGAAAGGCGGTGTAATGGGCGAGCATGGAATCCAGTGAGCCGGATGTGACCCCCGCGAAGAGCCGGGGGCGGCCCATGCGTGTGACATCATCGGGGTTGTCCCAGGCTGGCTGAGCAACTATGCCGGTTCGAAATCCGTGATGCACCAACCAGCGACCCAGCAGTGGGGCGCCAAAAGAAGGGTGGTCCACATATCCGTCGCCGGTGACCAGAAGTATGTCGAGTTCGTGCCAGCCCAGTGCCTCCATTTCCCTGAGAGTCATGGGGAGGACGGGGGGTTGTTCGAGGTGTCTTTTATGTTCAAGCATTGTTACCGCATGATGACCCACGTGCCTTGTTTGGTCTACATGTTTTCATCCATTCCCGAGCCTGTTTTATGCAGTGGACCGTTGTTGTCTGGAAAAAGTCGGGAAAAAACCCCAAACATATCGGGATAGCTTGTATAATCATAATTGGTTCTTGACAAAAATCTATGTAAAGGAAAGATTATAAAACTATACTGTAAGAAATGTGCGGCCCTGCCTTTGGTGTGGTCGATTCCTTTTTTCCCATTTTATTGTAAGCGAAGCATATGCCTGTTGATAAAAAGTCAGCCTCTCAAAATCCTTCCAAGTCGACTCGGACTAATGGAACGTCATCGGTCAAGGCACCCGCTGGAAATATTCCTGCGGCATCAGCCAAGCCCGGCCCTGTGCCACCCCCTGCAGGTAAGCCTCAGGGCAAATCTGCGGTCAAGCCTTCTCAACTGGACACCAAACCTGTCGGGGCGACTTTAGAAGATGGGAGCAAACACGCCGCGACGGGACCTTCTGCGGCCGTTCCGCCTTCTGCAGGAAACTCTCAGAAACCGGGGCACCCGATACCGGGTGGTATGCCCGGTCAACCCGGTCAACCCGGTCAGCCCATGCCAGGTGGCATACCCGGTCAGCCAGGCCAGCCCATGCCGGGCGGCATGCCTGGTCAAACTGTGCCGATCAGGGTCGAAGCTGATGAGAGACTTTCCCCCAAAGACATTGATTTTCAGCCGCCGCTTGTCATCTGCTTATCAATTATCAGTCGCCTCCTCGGTAAGCCTGTTTCCTCTGCGACGCTCAAGGCAGGGATCCCTCAACAGGAAGGCGTTATTACTGCAGCTTCGATCGTCCGGTCAGCAGAACGAATCGGTATTCGGGCCAAAACCGTGTATCGGGAAAAACTGCGTAGTATTACTCGATTGATTCTTCCATGCATCCTTCTCCTTCGCGGAGGGAATGCCTGTGTATTGGTGGAGACCACTGACAAAGTCGCTCGAGTCGTTATTCCCGGACACGGCATGGCCGAAACAGAGATGCCGCTTGAAAAGCTTGAAGAGGAATACACCGGCTACGCCATATTCTGTCACCGCAATTCCAAACTCGACAAACGTGTTTCGGAATTGAGACTTCTCAAGACCAAACGCTGGTTCTGGGGGGTTATCGGGCGTTTCTGGCCTATCTATAAACACGTCATTGGCGCGTCCATCATGACCAACATCATCATTGTGGCCTCGCCACTTTTCGTGATGAACGTGTATGACCGCGTTATTCCGAACAACGCAATGGAAACATTGTGGGCATTGGCAATAGGTATTGCCATCGCCTACATCTTTGATTTCCTGCTGAAAAATTTGCGCAGTTATTTCGTTGACGTAGCTGGTCGTAATGCTGATGTCATCATCGGCAGTCGGATCATGAACCACCTCATGTCCGCCCGACTTGACCACATGCCGGAATCAGCAGGAGCCGTGGCCAACAACATTCGTGAATTCGAATCATTACGTGAATTTTTCGGATCGTCATCCCTGGTTGCGCTTATTGATTTGCCGTTCCTGTTTCTGTTTATTTTTGTCATCCATTTTATCGGTGGGCCTATAGCCTATCCGATCTTCATTGCCGTTCCCGTGGTTATTCTGGTGGGGCTTTTTTTGCAGATCCCATTTCAGCGCATCATCGAGAATAACTACAAGGAGTCGACGCAGAAACATGCGCTGCTGTTCGAAATCGTGCAGGGACTTGAAACCATCAAGACAAGTATGGCCGAAGGTCGTATGCAGGCTCGTTGGGAAAGTGTGGTTGGTATGTCCGCCCTGTCCAACAGTCGAGCCAAGATCATGGCCAACGTTTCCATATCATTCTCGGTCTTCATTACCCAGATGGTTTCTGTGGCCGTAGTCATTATCGGCGTGTTCCTGATTTCCAAGGGTGAGCTGACAGTGGGTGGACTGATCGCCTGCAACATTCTGTCTGGTCGGGCCATGGCTCCCCTGAGTGCTGTCGCCGGCCTGCTTTCCCGTTTCCAACAGTCCAGAATGGCTTTGAATGCTTTGGATATGCTCATGGAAATGCCAAGCGAGCGGCCCGATGATAAGGAAACCTTTCACTACGGTGCCGTGGAACCTTCCATAACCCTGACTGGCGTTTCCTTCAGCTATCCGGGCACGGACAAGGCTGTTCTGCACGAAGTCAACCTCAAGCTTTCTCCTGGTGAGAAAGTCGGTATCGTCGGGCGGACCGGGGCAGGCAAAACCACTCTCGGTAAATTGTGTGTCGGTCTGTATCAGCCGGTTGAAGGGTCGGTTCAGGTTGGCGACATTGATCTACGACAGATGGATGTGGCCGATCTCCGCAGGAAAATCGGGTATATCTCTCAGGACAGCCTGCTTTTTTACGGAACATTGAAAGATAATATTGCTTTTGGTCTGCCTGAGGCAGATGATCAATCCATCAACTATGCGGCTGAGATTTCAGGCGTTAACGACTTTGTTCGGGATCACCCGGCAGGGTTCGGTATGATGGTCGGCGAACGTGGAACGTCTTTGTCCGGTGGGCAAAGACAGGCTGTAACCATTGCTCGCGCGGTTCTGCCTGACCCGGAAATTCTTATTATGGATGAACCGTCGAGCAATATGGACAATCAATCGGAGTTTCGACTCAAGGAACGCCTCAGGACGTTTGTTGAAGACAAGACACTTATCGTTATTACCCATCGTCATTCTATGCTTGATCTTGTCGATCGTCTGGTTATCATGGATAGGGGAAAGATCGTTGTGGACGGGCCGAAACAGGCCGTATTGGATGGACTGAAGTCCGGCAAAATCAAGGTTTCCCTGTGAGGTCATCATGAGCAAGCATAAAGATGAAAGAGAAGTACTGCTGTTCATGAGCGAGGTGGACCAAGCCATGTATGGCAAGGGTCGCCGGTTCGCCTACATCATGTCTTCTTCCATATTGTTGTTGATCATTATTTTCGTAATCTGGGCCAAGCTGGCCGTACTTGATGAAGTCACTCGCGGTTTCGGTCGCGTCATTCCTTCGCAGCGTATTCAGGAAATTCAGAACCTCGAAGGCGGTATTCTCAGCGAGTTGTTCGTGCATGAAGGCCAGACCGTCGACAAGGGAGATATACTGTGTCGTCTGCATAACGAGCAGGCTGCGAGTTACTATCGGGACGCTTTCGGCAAGGCCATGGAACACCGTGCGGCCATTGCCCGACTTGTTGCAGAGGTTGAAGACAGGGAGCCCGTTTTTGATGAGGAACTGCAAAAAGAGGCACCGCAGTTAGTTCAGGATCAGCTCAGGATTTCCAGAGCGCAGCGTGAACAGCTCAAGATCGAGTTGAGTCTTCTGCAAGACCAGTATGAGCAGAAACAACAGGAAGTGAGTGAGATGGCCGGCCGTAAACGGCAGCTCCAGCAAAGTCTGGATGTGGCGCTCAAGCAACGCAATATTGCCAAACCTCTTGTGGAAAAACAGATTCATTCCGAGTTGGATTATCTGGCTCTGGAACAGCGCGTTGTTGAACTGCGCGGTGATGTCGAAGCTTTGGCTCTGGGGATTCCACGCGTCAAGCGGGCTGCCAAGGAAGCACTTGGCAGGATCGAGCAGCGCAAGGCCGAATTCCGCAGTCAGGCGTTGGAAGAGATCAACGAACGACGGCTTGAGTTGAACTCCATTACAGAGAACCTGAGTTCCGGTGGTGACCGTGTTACCAGAACTGATGTGCGTTCTCCGGTCAGGGGTATTGTCAAACACATCATGTCCAACACCCTCGGCGGCGTTATCCGGCCCGGTGAATCCATTATGGAAGTTGTCCCTTTGGACGACACGTTGTTGATTGAGGCTGAAATCAAGCCTTCGGATATTGCGTTTTTGCATCCGGGCCAGAAAGCGCAGGTCAAAATAACAGCGTATGATTTTTCCATTTACGGAGGGCTCGAAGGGTCTGTTGAGAACATCAGTGCGGACACCATTGAAGACGAAAAGGGCGAGAATCATTATCTCGTCAAAGTCCGTACCAAACAAAATGCCATTGTTTATCGGGGACAGCGATTGCCGATTATTCCGGGCATGACAGCTGGAGTGGATGTTCTGACCGGCAAGAAGTCGGTATTGGACTATCTCCTCAAACCGATTCTCAAGGCCAAGCAGAACGCGCTCAGAGAGCGCTGATACTCCAATGCGGCATTTCCGATGGACACATACGATAATCATGACCGCACTGTGTGCGGTCTTTATCGTTGGTGTCCTTGGGATGGAAGCCACCGCCTCGGCAGCGGCCCAAAAGGATGATAAACCGAAGTTGTTGGGAACCATGGAGTTCAAGGGCAAAATTCAAAAGCTGCCCAAGTGGTCTCGCGTGGTAACAAAAATGCAGGCGTGGAAAGGGTATTTTCAGGACTCTGCAACCGCCAATCACCCCTCAAAATCAGGGTGGTATGCAGTTAAATCCCAGATCAAGGACAAGTCCAACAAGGAAAAGCTCAAGGCGGTGACCAAGTTTTTCAATAAGTGGCCTTACCGTTTGGACAAGGCGAATTGGGGAGTGAGCGAATACTGGGCGACTCCATGGGAATTTCTCAAGAAGTCAGGTGATTGTGAAGATTACTCAATTGCCAAATTCTATGCACTCCAGGAAGTCGGGTTTTCACAGGACCAGATGCGTATCGTGGCTGTCAAAGATGCCATTCGAGGTATTGGTCACGCTGTCCTTGCGGTCTACACCGATGGCGATATCTATATCCTTGATAATCAGACCGTCATGGTCTTGTCTCATACGAAGTATAGACATTATATTCCGCAATATTCCGTGAACGAAAAATTCCGGTGGATGCACGTGGCTCCAAAGAAGAAGACCACATATTCGAAGGCGAAAAAATAAGGCACGCCTTCCTGCGGGATGGCGACACCATAAACCAGATGGAGAATTGACTATGGCTGAACACAATGCACAAACGTCAGAGATCCCCAAGTCCATTGGGGGAGCCGGACAAGGCGTCAAGATTGGCGTTGTTCTGGCTTTCGTTCTGGTCATTTCAGTAGGCATCCTGCTTCTTGCCAACAAGGCAGTGAAAGACAAGGAAGTCGATGTACTGGAGAATCTGCAAAAACGGTTTGAAATTTTGACGCACGTCAGGGGTGAGGTGGTTACAGGCTTCCTCGACAATTTGTCGCATCATGGCGACCGGCTTATCAAATCTGATCTTTTCCGGCTCTACGCCGCTGAAATTGAAGATTTTGATGGTGATCTGTCCAGCCTTTTCGGGGCAATTCATTCGGATAAGAATGTTGAAAGCGATGGTGCGGTCCTGGCAGAGCAGTTGCCTATGATGGAGAATATGCTTAGGGAATTTTCTGCCTACGCAGGATTTGTCAATGCCCGTATATTAAGCAAGAGCGGGGAAGCGTACATCGCTACGGATGGTCATTTGCCACCGATGGAGGACAGTCAGATAGCGTCCGCCATGGCGACAATCTCTACAAACAAGCCACAGTATTCACCTCTCAGAAAAACAGTCCGTGGTATGGAAATGGACGTATACGTCCCAATTTATCCGCCTGATGCGGTCGGTGGAACTGATGAAATTCCCCAGGATGGAGCCGTGGGCGTCCTGATGATGACACGACTTGTTTCCGGAAAAATTACAGAATTATTGTCGAATTCAGATCTGTCCGCAAAGGGGCAGAAAATGCGTCTTATGCAGAAAGATGGAGATAGGTTCAAGGAAGCCACTCCATGGAGTTCTGAAGGATTCAATGAAGTTACTACCAAGATTGATTTTGGACCAGAGGACAGTATTCCTTTTGCTGTCAGAATGAGCATCGGTGACCCTGAACAGAAAGTGTATTCTTTGGGGAAACGGATTGCCGGGCCTGAGTGGTGGCTGATTCAGGAAATTGATTACGATGATGCCGTTGCTCCTATTAAGGATTTCAATCGTACAGTCTACATGGTTGCCGGGCTTGGTATTCTGACCGCCTTCCTTATCGCAGGGTTGGCCTGGTGGATTCTGACAGGAGTGCAAAGTCAGCGTGTGGCTAAAGAGTTCAAGGCATTGGCGACACAGATTGATGACCAAAAACGGTTTATTGATTCCATTAACGCCAATATCGATGAGTTCATTACACTCAAGGACGGTATGGGGCGCTATACCTATGTCAATGATGCTTTCGCTGCAGCTGTCGGGCGGACCAAAGAGGAACTTATTGGTATGGACGCTGCTGCTGTGTTCGGTTTTGATACCGCCAAGCGGTTGGAGTCCATTGATCAGGTTGCCATGCGGGAAAATCGTAAGGAAACCATCAATGAGGCAATTTTCCTGCGCTCTCAACGCCATCAGTTCCAAATATCGAAGTCTCCATATTGTGATAGTAATGGTGCGTGTGCCGGTTTGGTTGAAGTTTACCGTGACATCACTGAGTTCGTAGCCGCACAAGAACAGAACAAGCGACTCATCAAAAGTGCGATGGAAGCACTGGGCAGTACGATTGAAGCGGCTGATCCATACCTTGGCGGCCATACCAAACTCTTGGCCGGATTGTCCGTTGAGGTCGCTAAATCAATGCACATGACGGAGATGGATATCGCTGAAATTGAAACAGCGGCCAATCTGTCACAGATCGGCAAAATGTTCGTCCCCAACGAGATTCTGACCAAGCCGGGTCGGCTTACCGACGAGGAAATGGCGACCATGGAGGAACATGTCGAACACGCCTATCGTATTCTCAAGGATATAGATATCGAAGAGGGCGTGCTTCTGGCTATTTATCAAATGAATGAACGTCTGGACGGTTCCGGGTATCCCAAGAAGCTCATGGGTGACGAAACAATCATGCTTGCCAGGATTCTGTCAGTGTTGAACGTCTTCTGTGCAATGATCAGACCCAGGTCGTATCGTGGAGCTAAGGATCCGCAGCAGGCATTGGATATCCTTTCCAGTGAATCCACGAAGTTCGATAGTTCTGTGGTTCAGGCTTTGGCTGAAGTCGTCAAGACTCCTGCAGGCGAAAAGCTGTTGGCTCCCAGGGAGTAACTCTTTACACATCATCTGGTTGAAAGGCCCCGACGAGCAATCGTCGGGGCCTTTGTTTATGACACCGCACAGTTTGTCCACTTTCCATGTGACAGGACTAGAGTCATTTGGAAAGCGCGTATCAGGGACAATATATTTCTTCGCGGGGCATCCCAATGTTCAAAGTCGCAGCGGCCTTATCCTGTCAACCCTGTGTATCGGGTGCAGGGCACATGAATGGCGGATTTCTGTGTTCAGCGACGATGAAATGAGAGAGTTGTTGATGGGGCTTGCGTGATGTATGTTCTCGCCGCCTTTGTGAACAGAGACTTCTGTCAAAGTAAATAACGTCAGGGTAGTAGATGCTATCTAAGAAGTACTGGCAGGTATGACAGCATGAACAGAGGACTCTGCTGTGAAAGACTGACTGTTCGATCTGTTCAGGCTGGAGTCCCTAGGACGAAAAAAAGAGGCACAGCCCTTTGGCTGTGCCTCTTGAGGTTCTCGCGTAGTAAGTCGCTTACTGTTGTTCAGCGGGGAGTTCTTCGTAGGTGTTGGAAGCCACTTCAAGAGTCTTCATGAGCTGGCCTTCGAGTGCCAGGAACTTGTAGAGGGTGAAGTTACGATTGCTCGTAGCGGTTTCAAGCTGCACCTTGTTGCTGAAGACTTCATTGGTAGCATCAAGCACGTCCAGAAGGGAACGCTGACCGACGTTGAACTGCATGAGGTACATGTCCAGGGATTCCAGGCTGTACTGGAGAGCTTCCTGATACTTTTCAATCTGACCGATGCTGGATTCGTATTCGGCCCATGCGGCTGCAACCTGACGGATCAGGTCATCAGTAGTGTCCTGCAAGTTGGACTGTGCTTCACGGACACGGGCAGTGGCGGTACGAACATCGTTGTAGTCGCTCAAGCCGTTGAAGAGGTTCCAGTTCGCACGGAGCATTGCCTTGTCGTCCTGAACCCAAGAGTCGGAACCATCAAGGTCGTCAGTATTGCGGTGTGCGTAGTAGACATCAATCTCCGGGTACATGGTGGATTCGAGAACACCAACGGTACGTTCAGCAACTTCGATCTCAGCTTTATACACTGCGATCTTGGGGTTGTTGTCCAGAGTGACGTCAAGAATTTGTTCTGCGGTGGCAGGAATGTACTCGGGATTGTATTCAGGATCGCCGAGTTCTTTGGGAGTTGCACCCACTGTCCGTGTGTATTCAGCTTCGGATGTACGAAGTTCACCGATGTAGGTGACCAGAGTGGTTTCGGCACGGGCGACGCGGCCTTTAGCCTGCATTTCATCGGCCTTGTTACCAGCTCCGCCTTCAACACGTTCGGTGATGGAGTCGAGCAACTGCTGGTGAGCGGTGATGTTTTCACCGGCCAGAGCAACAAGTTTGCGGATGCGGACCACATCGACATGGGCGCGGATGGCGTCCAGAGCAACAGTTTCCACATTGTCGACCAAACGGCCTTCGGCGGAAGTCATACGTGCACCTTCGCGCTTGTAGTCGCTCCAACGGTCAAAACCGTCAAAGATCGGCTGCGTGATGGTAGCGGTGACATCCGTAGGCGTACGGGTGTGTTTGTCAACGTTGGTGGAACGAGTGACAGCACTGCTGTATTCCTGCCAGCCGGCTTCAGCCCGCAGGTCGAGGGAAGGGAAGAAACGGCCCAGTGCAGACAGTTGCGCCTTGGATACGGCGTCTCTGTTGTGCAGCATGGCTTTGATCTTCGGGTGCTGTTTAACAGCGGCTACGACACTGTCTTTCAGTGTCATTGTTCCATCCGCTTGGGCGAAGGCCGGCACGGAAAAAACAAGGGAAAAAAGGAGAGTTGCGAGAACCAGTTTTTTCATGATGAACCCCATGTAATTAAAATTCAGCGTCTTACTGGTAGACTTATAGCCATAATTATAAAATTGTGTCAAGGCGTTTTGGGTTTGGCATGGGTTAGTCTGCACTTGTTATTAACTGACTGAATGTATTGGCTTAATTGTCTTCTTTGTGAGAGGAGTCTGGCCGGGAAAATCTCCCGTTTTGCATGGTTTTGACTGCTTGTATGTTTCTTTTGTCACAAAGCCTCTCAATAGGCCGTAATGTCTTGGTAATAATTTTTAATATAAGCAAAGCCGCGTCTGTTAACGCGGCTTGTTTTTGTGAAGATAAAAACGTGTTGCAGGTGAACTTAATCTACGTTCCTGCCAGAGTGTATCAAATGATTGATAAGATCATCTGTGGAGGTATCAGTGTCGATGCTGAAATCATGCATGGGCAGATTGGGTTGGGATACGCCGAGCAACTTGACGACGATATCGTCATGAACCGTATCATTCAGTCCGATGATGACTTCCGTAAGATCGTGCTCGGTATCCACGATGACGTCCTTAACCGACATGCCTTCAGGCAATTCCAGTGTGTCGCTGCCAACAGTAAAATTGGTGACAATAATCTCACTCTCGCCGTTCTCCAACACTGAGGGGTCAATGAAGAAACTGTCGTGATCATGGCTGGTTGAAACAATCGCATCATCCACAAAAAGATCATCCCCTGCCAAGTCAACAAGGAGTTGCTCGCTGGGTGGAATGTCAGTCAACGCTGCAAGGTCGTCGGTCACGATTGCCCAGGTTCCATCATCTCCCTGAGTGAGAGAGAAGGTGTCTTCCGCCCCGTTCGGGTTGAACTCCGCATTGTCGAAAAGTACGGGAAGCAGGGAATTGTTGTTGGCCAACACCCAACTCCCGCCATCTTTGAGAAAATGGAGGTCGCCCGATAGGTCGACTGCATTATCCGGTGCGTCGTGGATGAGGAAGAACCGAATGTCCGGGTTGCCCTGAAAAACAGAGACAAGATGACCAAGCATCGCTGTATCCGTACAGTTGGCAAGGACAATTTCCGGCTCTACAGGCACGTTCCCGTCAAGGGAATACGTGCCAAGCATCGTCGTATCGTTCATATTTGTATAATCAGCCATATTCATCTCCTTTGCAAGGAGAATTGTCCGTGTGAGAGAAAATGCCCGGACCCGGCCATCAAGGCCGAGTCCGGGGTTGATGTGTCGTTAGAAGTTGT
The genomic region above belongs to uncultured Pseudodesulfovibrio sp. and contains:
- a CDS encoding type I secretion system permease/ATPase; translation: MPVDKKSASQNPSKSTRTNGTSSVKAPAGNIPAASAKPGPVPPPAGKPQGKSAVKPSQLDTKPVGATLEDGSKHAATGPSAAVPPSAGNSQKPGHPIPGGMPGQPGQPGQPMPGGIPGQPGQPMPGGMPGQTVPIRVEADERLSPKDIDFQPPLVICLSIISRLLGKPVSSATLKAGIPQQEGVITAASIVRSAERIGIRAKTVYREKLRSITRLILPCILLLRGGNACVLVETTDKVARVVIPGHGMAETEMPLEKLEEEYTGYAIFCHRNSKLDKRVSELRLLKTKRWFWGVIGRFWPIYKHVIGASIMTNIIIVASPLFVMNVYDRVIPNNAMETLWALAIGIAIAYIFDFLLKNLRSYFVDVAGRNADVIIGSRIMNHLMSARLDHMPESAGAVANNIREFESLREFFGSSSLVALIDLPFLFLFIFVIHFIGGPIAYPIFIAVPVVILVGLFLQIPFQRIIENNYKESTQKHALLFEIVQGLETIKTSMAEGRMQARWESVVGMSALSNSRAKIMANVSISFSVFITQMVSVAVVIIGVFLISKGELTVGGLIACNILSGRAMAPLSAVAGLLSRFQQSRMALNALDMLMEMPSERPDDKETFHYGAVEPSITLTGVSFSYPGTDKAVLHEVNLKLSPGEKVGIVGRTGAGKTTLGKLCVGLYQPVEGSVQVGDIDLRQMDVADLRRKIGYISQDSLLFYGTLKDNIAFGLPEADDQSINYAAEISGVNDFVRDHPAGFGMMVGERGTSLSGGQRQAVTIARAVLPDPEILIMDEPSSNMDNQSEFRLKERLRTFVEDKTLIVITHRHSMLDLVDRLVIMDRGKIVVDGPKQAVLDGLKSGKIKVSL
- a CDS encoding TolC family outer membrane protein; this translates as MTLKDSVVAAVKQHPKIKAMLHNRDAVSKAQLSALGRFFPSLDLRAEAGWQEYSSAVTRSTNVDKHTRTPTDVTATITQPIFDGFDRWSDYKREGARMTSAEGRLVDNVETVALDAIRAHVDVVRIRKLVALAGENITAHQQLLDSITERVEGGAGNKADEMQAKGRVARAETTLVTYIGELRTSEAEYTRTVGATPKELGDPEYNPEYIPATAEQILDVTLDNNPKIAVYKAEIEVAERTVGVLESTMYPEIDVYYAHRNTDDLDGSDSWVQDDKAMLRANWNLFNGLSDYNDVRTATARVREAQSNLQDTTDDLIRQVAAAWAEYESSIGQIEKYQEALQYSLESLDMYLMQFNVGQRSLLDVLDATNEVFSNKVQLETATSNRNFTLYKFLALEGQLMKTLEVASNTYEELPAEQQ
- a CDS encoding HlyD family type I secretion periplasmic adaptor subunit, coding for MSKHKDEREVLLFMSEVDQAMYGKGRRFAYIMSSSILLLIIIFVIWAKLAVLDEVTRGFGRVIPSQRIQEIQNLEGGILSELFVHEGQTVDKGDILCRLHNEQAASYYRDAFGKAMEHRAAIARLVAEVEDREPVFDEELQKEAPQLVQDQLRISRAQREQLKIELSLLQDQYEQKQQEVSEMAGRKRQLQQSLDVALKQRNIAKPLVEKQIHSELDYLALEQRVVELRGDVEALALGIPRVKRAAKEALGRIEQRKAEFRSQALEEINERRLELNSITENLSSGGDRVTRTDVRSPVRGIVKHIMSNTLGGVIRPGESIMEVVPLDDTLLIEAEIKPSDIAFLHPGQKAQVKITAYDFSIYGGLEGSVENISADTIEDEKGENHYLVKVRTKQNAIVYRGQRLPIIPGMTAGVDVLTGKKSVLDYLLKPILKAKQNALRER
- a CDS encoding transglutaminase-like cysteine peptidase, with the translated sequence MTALCAVFIVGVLGMEATASAAAQKDDKPKLLGTMEFKGKIQKLPKWSRVVTKMQAWKGYFQDSATANHPSKSGWYAVKSQIKDKSNKEKLKAVTKFFNKWPYRLDKANWGVSEYWATPWEFLKKSGDCEDYSIAKFYALQEVGFSQDQMRIVAVKDAIRGIGHAVLAVYTDGDIYILDNQTVMVLSHTKYRHYIPQYSVNEKFRWMHVAPKKKTTYSKAKK
- a CDS encoding HD domain-containing phosphohydrolase, which translates into the protein MAEHNAQTSEIPKSIGGAGQGVKIGVVLAFVLVISVGILLLANKAVKDKEVDVLENLQKRFEILTHVRGEVVTGFLDNLSHHGDRLIKSDLFRLYAAEIEDFDGDLSSLFGAIHSDKNVESDGAVLAEQLPMMENMLREFSAYAGFVNARILSKSGEAYIATDGHLPPMEDSQIASAMATISTNKPQYSPLRKTVRGMEMDVYVPIYPPDAVGGTDEIPQDGAVGVLMMTRLVSGKITELLSNSDLSAKGQKMRLMQKDGDRFKEATPWSSEGFNEVTTKIDFGPEDSIPFAVRMSIGDPEQKVYSLGKRIAGPEWWLIQEIDYDDAVAPIKDFNRTVYMVAGLGILTAFLIAGLAWWILTGVQSQRVAKEFKALATQIDDQKRFIDSINANIDEFITLKDGMGRYTYVNDAFAAAVGRTKEELIGMDAAAVFGFDTAKRLESIDQVAMRENRKETINEAIFLRSQRHQFQISKSPYCDSNGACAGLVEVYRDITEFVAAQEQNKRLIKSAMEALGSTIEAADPYLGGHTKLLAGLSVEVAKSMHMTEMDIAEIETAANLSQIGKMFVPNEILTKPGRLTDEEMATMEEHVEHAYRILKDIDIEEGVLLAIYQMNERLDGSGYPKKLMGDETIMLARILSVLNVFCAMIRPRSYRGAKDPQQALDILSSESTKFDSSVVQALAEVVKTPAGEKLLAPRE